The DNA sequence cgatgggcgctgacaaggaatgcatttattaataataataaaattacaCGTATTTTcctaactcatcacgaatatataaaattgactaggaattttattttcgttgaatgaatttaactgtgtctcgtttgaattaagaaacgcgtttttctttcccaatgtttgttccctttaaacatagtcgcgcttcaatctctgctcccataaccccccatgctgatgtcggtgacaatctgtactgaaccgctttttcGCCCGaaacttcgcgacctatttgaatcgaccttatGCGGGGCGCGACAGggtcttatcgcacttggattcTGTGCGGAAGTGACGCCGACAACGACGGTGAGAAATAATTTTTAAGATACATTATAATCGCAATAAGATATAAAGTTACTTCAATAGTTATGTAGCAGACTTTTTTTGAGTATGCTTTGATACAACCCGTAGCGTTTTATCCGAGTTCGTTTATTGCACGACCCTTACCTGTTATCAGAAGGTTATCCGTTTGCTTGCCAAGATTCCCGCGTTATTCTACTGCCCGCACTCGTCCATTTAGCACTCGATCTCTGAGTTGCCACAAGCCGCACACGTACCTTACTTCAGTCAGCCTTGAAGAATCGGTGTTTGTTGCACAGGTGACGGCAAATCATTgtgtaagttgttttttcgtttCCTTGTCATTTCGAAGTGCAACGGAAGAGGCTGTGACTTTCCTTGCCGGAGTTCAATTGTTATGTCAACCACAGCGACCGGGTTAGGGTTAAGCTCTGGCGATAAGAATTCTTTGTTGTTAATAATTATAATCACACATCCTGAGCATCATGGGAATAACTTTTTCTAGGTAGCGGGTCATCGAGTTTCGTTTGGTGTATTGGAAAGTATtacggggggtgggggggtttAGATGGGACTTAGATCCTCTCTCGTTAGGACCCGCCATGatggcatagtggctttggtgtaGCGCTGGTAAGCCAGAGGTtgctggatcaaatcccggccgcggcggccgcatttcgaagggggccgAAATGGAAACACCCGTGCGCCGTGCAatggttgcacgttaaagaaatccaggtggtcaaaattaagcagGCTAACCCatgacggcgtgcctcataatcccagtcatggttttggcacgtaaaaccacagaaatgagatttattttatgcgaagcatattgcaatcactcagttcagcccttgggcgcggccgcgcagccaccattgagggtatgagccattgttcattgctgcgcgtctcatatgtgggtctattctcttttaagcttGCTATTGGTATTAAGTTGCttatattttgttgtttcttcgtGTATATAtatccaagcaacagcagttcaccaggctaaacagtggttcaacaactaaaataaaggctagtatgcttcgcatcctgggcttaacctttgcTAAGCCAtatcaatttctttctttcgttttgacCAAGGCTGATCCTATTGAACAGCTTGAAACGCGACTAAAgtcggcaaaaagaaaaaaaaagtttgtgtgtgtgtgtgtgtgtgagggggcgGAGGCCAGACAAGCGCCGACTCCCGACTagtttttatttttaaaaagtgcGCACATATATACATGAGCAGCTGCGCGATTTCATAATGACCCAGCTATGTTGAGGCTAGTGAGACGTCACAAGCTCAAAATACAAAAGGCATGAAGTTTTTCACTGGGCGCACTGGGCGCGCATCTGAAGAGGGGTAGCTTAGACATACGACAAAGGTATGGGAGAGTTTTACCAACAGCTCTTGCATTTTCTATCGCTAGGGCTTATGTGATAATTATAAAAAAGAACTGGAGCTATACGTGTCGTTGCactcccggactgacccacccgggcgaaatcggtagttgcctttgcctgtttctctctccctctagccttcttctttctctcacttttcatctttcctgtcttctcctagcttctctttacttccaatttttccaggcagcaagggttaaccttgtgtgaatagccaacctaggttatttcatatttggttatagtggtaacgtacagctggcgttagcaggccctgtttttcaagccctgcagcgtccccttgtaggactccacggtgggtggctggcgttgctgccgaaatttcacatatatttatggcTAGCTCCATtcctccactccctgatcgccctcagaaaagagggcgcaccgatgaagtttttcagtttttcgtacgccaagtccacaacttcccacgtttccatgtagttcactcggaaaaacccggcaagtcagtgcgcactatttcaccgttccttgtatcaaagactttgactgatgtttttggagccggttataaagcgaccaggatggcaagcggtgatcttctcctggagctccgcgataagaTGCAATACGAGAAACTGCTTATGCTTGcgtcatttggggataaccaactaacagtaaccccgcaccgtactatgaacaccacccgcggcgttgtgtcggacgatgacttgctggagctcaatgaggctgaactcttggagggcttcagtgaacaaaatgtacGCCAGTGGGCACGGCGCGGGCATCGTGAACATGCGTCTGAAACACCCGTTTCTGTTTCTTGTGCAGGCCGTTCTTTTCGTCAAAGGCGCCTCGACGTCAACTGAACCACGTGTCAATAATTCCTTGGTGGGAGTGATGGAGCAGCAGATACACTGGCTCAACGTTTCCTTGACCATATCAACTCCGGTAAAGGTCATGCGCGACGGTGCTACTGACGTCGACAGATTTTCAGCGCCACCATCGGCAACGTTGCCTTGCGACAATGCTATAGAAGAAGAAACATCACGGATATTCGCCAGTGGACACGGCATGGGCATCGTGAACATGCGTCTAAAACACCCGTTTCAGTTTCTTGTGCAGGTGAGAAACGATCGCCCCGTTCGCTGTTTGCCGCCCCATACCACCACTGTATCGGGGTGCTTCCATGCCTAGAAGCCTTGTTAATGCCTTTGTGTGAATTACTGCTGTTGATATGCGGCGATGTTGAACGGAATCCGGGTCCCATGAATGATCAACTTACGGAGATGCACAAATTAATGAAGGACATAACGTTCAATTCGCATTGAAGCTGCACAGACGACGATGTCAAGCGACATCTTAGAGCTTAAGAGTCAGCAACAATCACTTACTAAAGATATTTCTACCATAGTTACGCGCCTAGAATATGTCGAAAAGCGGACATCTATTTTGGATGATGTACAGTGCGAATTAACAACAACGCGTAAGCTAACTGAGCAGGTGGAAAGCGAGGCAATTAGGCTACGCGTGCGTCTTGATGAAGCAGAAGATCGCTCTCGGAGGGACAATTTAGTATTTTTTGATATCCTTGATAACGCTTCTAAAACGGCGCAGCAGACAGAAGAAAATGTTTTAAGTTTAATTCGCCAATCACCCGAAACAACCTTATCTGCCGATAACATTGCGCGCGCGCATAGGATCGGGCGATTTTCTACCAACAAAGTTCGACCTATTATAGTAAAGTTTTCCAcctacaaaacaaaagaaacgatTTTTTCGGAGCGTCACAAGCTCAAAGGAAGCAGAGTGGTCATGCGGGAAGATTTTTCAGCCAACACTCGTCGTAGTAGAGAGAAACTAATTATGCCAAAGAACTGAACTGCCCTTTCAAACTGCGCTATAACAAATTAATTGCTAATGACACATGCTATGGCTATAATTGCAGTACTGACGcagtaccgtaaaaacccgcgtatagtacgaggtttttttcctgttattattattagcgtcccaaatttccgAATTTCAAAGTTCGGCTcaaagttttggtttcgttattgctctgtggctacggcttggctttgttattgctgcctggctacagcttgccttcgctattgcagcgtggctacggcatcgtttctttctttgttgagttCGGACCTTGGCAGTTCACGTGTTAACCGCGCATCGcgaagttcattgtttttagtgaaggagcaagatgtcgggggcacggaagcagtactcggcagctttcaagcgaaatgtgattttagcggtagaggaaatcggcaacagtgcggccgggaggcagcttggcgtcaccgagggaagcatccgcggatggcgacggcaaaaagaagcactttttgagtgcagcggaacgcgaagaagctttcgcggcccgaagaatgggacattcccggaagttgaactcaaactgacggaattcgtccgagaacagcgagccgcgcatcttgctgtgagcgtggagctcatgcaggcaaaagctaggGAGCTTGCGAGAGAAAAAGGCCTAACGAGCTCCACCTTCAAAGCAAGCGAGCATTGGATTTATCGGTATATGTGCCGTGCAAGATTTTCATTGCGCCGGAGAACTTcaatttcgcaaaagctgccgggatcgtttgaagagttactggtggctttccagcgccacgttatttcgttgcgcaagttgaactttcagctagggcaaatcggcaatgctgaccaaacaccagtttatctggacatgccatcgcccctcaccgtgcacgaaaagggctcgaaacaagtttgtgtccggtccactgggaacgagaagacgcgtgttaccgtcatgttgtcatgcacggcagacggccgcaagctcccgccctatgtcgtcttcaagagctggtgggatgaagaggttaagaaggccataaaaaacgtcaggaagcctccagggaacacaggtattccaaaagtaagggagaacctgaagcagaagtagaggaaatgggtaaactacataaaatgcaaaagggaagcatcttatttgatcaacgagaaaatcaagacaaaagggtcccaatggctgtcaaaaataagcaataaaaaagataaacaggcagctaggaaattctggcaacatctgaactccttgggtaataggacaagcctagagcagaggtatatagtaacagctcaaggtactcggttagaaggagagggggcaatggagcatataggaaccatgatgagggaaaaatttacaaaacagacaaatggtacatgcagtgcgtcggagagggatagcccggtcaacccactgctttcgcttggacaaaaagagtgggaaagggcggagaagagggtaccaagtagcacatcggcaggccctaaagaaattgggcccgaaatctaagaaagcattgagggaggtggtgagcaaaatgctagtggatggtaaagcacctgacgaatggaggctaagtaggatgagaatgatatataagggaaagggggacaaagctgacataaataactaccggcctataacagtgacgtcagtggtttacagggtggttatgcagattataaaggacagactgcaggcatgggtagagaacgagggggtacttggggagctacaaaatgggttccggaagcataggaggctagaggacaatctgttctcgctaacacagtgcattgaaatagctgaaaaggaacacagacccctatggctggcttttttggacatcaagggagcctatgacagtgtacttcaagagggcttgtggggcattctggaaactttaggagtgcaagatggagtaaccaatttcttaaaagatatctataaaggtaaccgggtgattatacaatgggaaaagcaggtttcggagcctgtaatgattcggcgggggcttaggcaggggtgcccattgtcgcctctgctgtttatgctgtacctacaaggtctagaggccaaaatacagcaaagcggactcggcttcaacctatcatttctcaagcaaggaaaattgattgaacagtgattaccaggactgatgtacgcggatgatattgtattaatggctgacaatgcagaagatctgcaggaattaatggacatatgtggtacagaaggagacagattaggcttgaagtttagcaaagaaaaatcagcagtcatgatttttaatgataacagttgcggcgagcataagatacaggaggccacgctggagatagtcgataaatacaagtaccttggggtgtggataaataatggcattgagtatctgacagagtacgaaaaat is a window from the Dermacentor albipictus isolate Rhodes 1998 colony chromosome 6, USDA_Dalb.pri_finalv2, whole genome shotgun sequence genome containing:
- the LOC139047006 gene encoding uncharacterized protein; translation: MEQQIHWLNVSLTISTPVKVMRDGATDVDRFSAPPSATLPCDNAIEEETSRIFASGHGMGIVNMRLKHPFQFLVQDQDMDVDVEDMGVDVEDMDVDVEDMGGDVKDMGGDVKDMGGDVKDMGGDVKDMGGDVESMGGDVEDMGVDV